Genomic window (uncultured Cohaesibacter sp.):
TGAGGTTGAGACCGGCAGACTGGGTCAGAGAAATGATGGCCGCCTTGGTGGCGCAATAGACCGCGACGAGAGGTTCGCCCCGGCGTCCAGCCTGAGAGGCCATGTTGATGATCTTGCCGCCCTTGCCGCGCTCGATCATGTGCTTGGCGACCGCCTGAAGGGTGAAGAGGGTACCCGCGACGTTGATGTCGAAGACACGAGCATAATCGGCCCGGTCGATCTCGACGATGGGCGCGGCGGTGAAAATGGCGGCATTGTTGATGAGGATGTCGATACCGCCCAACTCGGCGACAACCGACTGAACTCCGGCGTCGATGCTGTCCTGCCGGGTGACATCGAATTCCACCGCAATGGCAGCCGGGCCAAGCTCAGCCGCCGAGCTGCGCGCACGCTCGATGTTGATGTCGGCAATGGCGACCCTTGCGCCCTCGGCGATATAGGCCTTAGCGAATGCAAGACCTATGCCCCGGGCGGCACCCGTGATCAGCGCGGTTTTTCCATCAAGCCGTGTCATTCCATGCGGTTCCCGCTGCCATCGAATTTGTGCAGGTTGGTCATTTGCGGCGTCAGATAGATTTTGTCGCCGTGATGAAGCGCAACCTCTCCTCCGGCCCGCACCGTCAGGGGTTCGGCAAAGCCCTCAACCGTGACATGGAAGAAGGTGTCAGAGCCAAGATGCTCGGAGACCCCGACCGTGCCTTCCCAATCACCCGAGGTGGTGGAAATGTCGAGATGCTCAGGGCGGATGCCGATGGTGTGTGCGCC
Coding sequences:
- a CDS encoding L-iditol 2-dehydrogenase, whose product is MTRLDGKTALITGAARGIGLAFAKAYIAEGARVAIADINIERARSSAAELGPAAIAVEFDVTRQDSIDAGVQSVVAELGGIDILINNAAIFTAAPIVEIDRADYARVFDINVAGTLFTLQAVAKHMIERGKGGKIINMASQAGRRGEPLVAVYCATKAAIISLTQSAGLNLIEHGINVNAIAPGVVDGEHWDGVDAFFAKYENKPLGQKKREVGEGVPFGRMGTAEDLVGMAIFLASSEADYIVSQTYNVDGGQWMS